In Selenomonas sp. TAMA-11512, a genomic segment contains:
- the atpC gene encoding ATP synthase F1 subunit epsilon — protein MASSIKLEIVSPDAKVYASDISMLIVRSTGGELGILPKHAPLITGILPHAMRIKKNGDESLIAVAGGFMEVTPEKITVLASAAEEPINIDINRAQAAYKRAKERIEAFHQKQPPMDEIDLIRAKAALGRAIARLTAAGSGYE, from the coding sequence ATGGCTTCTTCGATTAAGCTTGAGATCGTCTCACCGGACGCAAAGGTCTATGCGTCGGATATCTCAATGCTCATCGTACGCTCTACGGGCGGTGAGCTCGGTATCCTGCCGAAGCATGCGCCTTTGATTACGGGAATTCTCCCACACGCGATGCGCATCAAGAAGAACGGGGACGAGTCTCTTATCGCTGTTGCGGGCGGATTTATGGAGGTCACGCCGGAGAAGATCACGGTCTTGGCGTCGGCGGCCGAGGAGCCCATCAACATCGATATCAATCGTGCGCAGGCAGCCTACAAGCGCGCGAAAGAGCGTATTGAGGCGTTCCACCAGAAGCAGCCTCCGATGGATGAGATTGACCTCATCCGCGCAAAGGCGGCGCTCGGACGTGCCATCGCTCGTCTTACAGCGGCCGGTTCAGGCTACGAATAA
- the atpD gene encoding F0F1 ATP synthase subunit beta gives MANGKVVQVIGPVVDIEFPAGELPAILNAITIKGKAGELDIDLVVEVMQHLGDSVTRCIAMSSTDGLMRGMEAVDTKSPISVPVGDGTLGRVFNVLGQTVDHNPEPVKAAEIWPIHRSAPSFDQQTTAAQILETGIKVVDLIAPYALGGKIGLFGGAGVGKTVLIMELIHNIATEHGGYSVFAGVGERTREGNDLWSEMTESGVIDKTALVYGQMNEPPGARMRVALTGLTMAEYFRDVQGQDVLLFIDNIFRFIQAGSEVSALLGRMPSAVGYQPTLSTDVGALQERITSTKKGSITSVQAVYVPADDLTDPAPAATFTHLDATTVLSRQIAELGIYPAVDPLDSTSRILDPAVVGQDHYEVARGVQAVLQKYKELQDIIAILGMEELSDDDKLTVARARKIQRFLSQPFAVAEVFTGSPGKYVPLKETIRGFREILEGKHDDLPENAFYMVGSIDEVIEKAKTLQKEG, from the coding sequence TTGGCTAATGGTAAAGTCGTACAGGTCATCGGACCTGTCGTAGATATTGAATTTCCGGCGGGCGAGCTGCCTGCGATTCTAAACGCCATCACCATCAAGGGCAAGGCCGGCGAGCTGGACATCGATCTTGTGGTCGAGGTCATGCAGCATCTCGGTGACTCTGTTACACGCTGCATTGCTATGAGCTCGACGGACGGCCTCATGCGCGGTATGGAGGCTGTCGATACGAAGTCTCCGATCAGTGTCCCTGTTGGTGACGGTACCCTCGGACGTGTTTTCAACGTCCTCGGGCAGACCGTTGACCACAATCCGGAGCCTGTCAAAGCGGCGGAGATATGGCCGATCCATCGTTCGGCGCCGTCCTTTGATCAGCAGACGACGGCGGCACAGATCCTGGAGACGGGTATCAAGGTCGTCGACCTGATCGCGCCGTATGCGCTCGGCGGAAAGATCGGTCTCTTTGGCGGCGCCGGTGTCGGCAAGACGGTTCTCATCATGGAGCTCATCCATAACATCGCTACCGAGCATGGCGGCTACTCCGTGTTCGCCGGTGTCGGTGAGCGTACCCGTGAGGGCAACGACCTCTGGTCGGAGATGACCGAGTCGGGTGTTATCGACAAGACCGCACTTGTCTACGGGCAGATGAATGAGCCGCCGGGAGCCCGTATGCGCGTCGCGCTTACGGGTCTGACCATGGCGGAGTACTTCCGCGATGTGCAGGGGCAGGACGTGCTGCTCTTCATCGATAATATCTTCCGTTTCATCCAGGCAGGCTCCGAGGTTTCGGCTCTTCTTGGACGCATGCCGTCCGCTGTCGGTTATCAGCCGACGCTCTCGACGGACGTCGGTGCGCTTCAGGAGCGTATCACCTCCACGAAGAAGGGTTCCATAACCTCCGTCCAGGCGGTCTATGTCCCCGCCGACGACCTTACGGATCCGGCGCCTGCGGCGACGTTCACGCATCTCGATGCGACGACGGTTCTCTCGCGCCAGATCGCCGAGCTCGGCATCTATCCGGCCGTTGATCCGCTGGACTCCACCTCCCGTATCCTCGATCCGGCGGTTGTCGGTCAGGATCACTATGAGGTTGCCCGCGGCGTGCAGGCAGTTCTCCAGAAGTACAAAGAGCTGCAGGATATCATCGCCATCCTCGGCATGGAAGAGCTGTCCGATGACGATAAGCTGACGGTCGCGCGTGCGCGCAAGATCCAGCGTTTCCTCTCGCAGCCGTTCGCGGTTGCCGAGGTCTTCACGGGATCGCCCGGAAAGTATGTGCCGCTGAAGGAAACCATTCGCGGTTTCCGTGAGATCCTCGAAGGAAAGCACGACGATCTGCCGGAGAATGCCTTCTACATGGTCGGCAGCATTGACGAGGTTATCGAAAAGGCAAAAACCCTTCAGAAGGAGGGATAA
- the atpG gene encoding ATP synthase F1 subunit gamma — protein MASLQDIRRRIRSVKSIQQITNAMNMVANSRLRRAKEAATRNKPYADKMAEVVHSVARQATDVSNPLLEIREEGKVLYVVCSADKGLAGAYSSNVLKAAVAEIKDKANTELVTVGRKARDYFKNRDYTIVEEHIGISERPNYEHAKEIAEGLIKRFASGEVKEVHMVYTRFISTINCEPETMQLLPFVSAEGEEGAEAGASAEYIYEPNAEEVLSYLLPQYLVTEIYAALLQAAASELSSRMNAMSNATDNAEELIKKLDLYYNKVRQAGITREITEIVGGAEALK, from the coding sequence TTGGCTAGTTTGCAGGACATACGCCGTAGAATTCGTAGCGTAAAGAGCATCCAGCAAATCACAAACGCCATGAACATGGTTGCTAACTCGAGACTCCGCAGAGCCAAGGAAGCGGCGACGAGAAACAAGCCGTACGCGGATAAGATGGCGGAAGTCGTCCACAGCGTGGCTCGTCAGGCAACGGATGTATCCAATCCGCTTCTTGAGATTCGAGAGGAAGGGAAAGTCCTGTACGTCGTCTGCTCCGCAGATAAGGGGCTGGCGGGTGCTTACTCGAGCAACGTCCTCAAGGCTGCTGTTGCCGAAATTAAAGATAAGGCAAACACAGAGTTGGTGACGGTCGGACGTAAGGCTCGTGATTACTTCAAAAATCGCGATTACACGATTGTCGAGGAACACATCGGCATCTCGGAGCGTCCGAACTATGAGCATGCGAAAGAGATCGCAGAGGGACTCATCAAACGCTTTGCAAGCGGCGAAGTTAAAGAAGTTCATATGGTATACACACGCTTTATTTCCACAATCAACTGCGAGCCGGAGACGATGCAGCTCCTGCCCTTCGTAAGCGCGGAGGGGGAAGAGGGTGCGGAAGCCGGAGCAAGCGCAGAGTATATCTATGAGCCGAATGCTGAGGAAGTCCTTAGCTACCTCCTGCCGCAGTATCTCGTCACAGAGATTTATGCCGCACTCTTGCAGGCAGCTGCCAGCGAGTTGAGTTCCCGTATGAATGCGATGAGCAACGCGACAGACAACGCCGAGGAGCTCATCAAGAAACTGGATCTCTATTACAATAAGGTACGTCAGGCCGGTATCACCCGCGAGATCACAGAAATCGTCGGCGGTGCCGAGGCACTGAAGTAA
- the atpA gene encoding F0F1 ATP synthase subunit alpha yields the protein MKMNHEEITAIIKDQIKNYNVDLNVDDVGTVIEIGDGIAHIHGLTKAMAGELLDFGNDIFGLVLNLEQDNVGAVILGGDTEIKEGTTVKRTGKIIQVPVGEAMVGRVVDALGRPIDGKGPINASETRPVEYIAPGIADRKSVHQPLQTGLKAIDALVPIGRGQRELIIGDRGTGKTAIAVDTILNQKGQNCICVYVAIGQKASTVARVVKTLEDAGAMEYSIVVAATASDSAPLQYLAPYAGVAMAEYFMYKGGHALCIYDDLTKHAAAYRAMSLLLRRPPGREAYPGDVFYLHSRLLERAAKVSDELGAGSITALPIIETLAGDLSAYIPTNVISITDGQIMLDTDSFYAGIRPAINAGLSVSRVGGAAQIKAMKQVAGTLRLDLAQYRELAAFSQFASDLDKATKDQLDRGARMVETLKQAQYSPLLIEDQVLVLYTAVHGYLTDIPVDKVVKFQEDFVKFMQANHGDLRQRIAEKKQLDDELQADIRKAIEEYKETISYRVKE from the coding sequence ATGAAAATGAATCATGAGGAAATAACAGCCATTATCAAGGATCAAATCAAGAATTACAACGTTGATTTGAATGTTGATGATGTCGGAACTGTCATCGAGATTGGCGACGGTATCGCCCATATCCATGGTCTCACAAAAGCCATGGCGGGCGAACTTCTGGACTTCGGAAATGATATCTTCGGTCTGGTTCTCAACCTCGAGCAGGACAACGTCGGTGCCGTTATCCTTGGCGGTGACACCGAAATCAAGGAAGGCACAACGGTTAAGCGCACGGGCAAGATCATTCAGGTGCCGGTCGGTGAAGCGATGGTCGGACGTGTCGTCGATGCGCTCGGCCGCCCGATTGACGGCAAGGGCCCTATCAACGCGTCGGAGACGCGCCCGGTCGAATACATCGCACCGGGTATCGCGGATCGTAAATCCGTTCATCAGCCCCTGCAGACAGGCCTCAAGGCGATCGACGCGCTTGTGCCGATCGGCCGCGGACAGCGCGAGCTCATCATCGGTGACCGCGGTACGGGAAAGACGGCAATCGCTGTCGATACGATCCTGAACCAGAAGGGGCAGAACTGCATCTGCGTCTACGTCGCTATCGGGCAGAAGGCTTCGACGGTCGCGCGTGTCGTCAAGACACTGGAAGATGCCGGTGCGATGGAGTACTCGATCGTCGTTGCGGCGACGGCTTCGGACTCCGCTCCGCTCCAGTACCTCGCGCCTTATGCGGGCGTCGCGATGGCGGAGTATTTCATGTATAAGGGCGGTCATGCGCTTTGCATCTATGATGATCTTACGAAGCATGCAGCCGCTTACCGCGCGATGTCGCTGCTCCTCCGCCGTCCGCCGGGACGCGAGGCATATCCGGGCGACGTCTTCTACTTGCACTCCCGCCTTTTGGAGCGCGCGGCGAAGGTCTCCGACGAGCTCGGCGCAGGCTCCATCACGGCACTGCCGATCATCGAGACGCTTGCGGGCGACCTTTCCGCATATATTCCGACGAACGTTATCTCCATCACCGATGGCCAGATCATGCTGGATACAGACTCCTTCTACGCAGGCATTCGCCCGGCGATCAACGCCGGTCTCTCCGTCTCCCGTGTCGGCGGTGCGGCACAGATCAAGGCGATGAAGCAGGTCGCGGGTACACTGCGCCTGGATCTTGCACAGTATCGTGAGCTTGCCGCATTCTCGCAGTTCGCTTCCGATCTGGATAAGGCGACAAAGGATCAGCTCGATCGCGGTGCGCGCATGGTTGAGACGCTGAAGCAGGCACAGTACAGTCCGCTTTTGATTGAAGATCAGGTGCTCGTCCTCTACACGGCCGTGCATGGCTACCTGACAGATATTCCGGTGGATAAGGTTGTCAAGTTCCAGGAGGATTTTGTCAAGTTCATGCAGGCGAATCATGGAGATCTTCGTCAGAGAATTGCCGAAAAGAAGCAACTTGATGATGAACTCCAGGCGGATATACGCAAGGCAATCGAGGAGTACAAGGAGACGATTTCCTATCGTGTCAAGGAATAA
- the atpH gene encoding ATP synthase F1 subunit delta — protein sequence MINTQLAKKYARAIFEIAQESGKLETYETNLRDIRSTVCGQSELQRFVEDPQIPVTAKKSVVEKIFSGDTLVKDVYNFLLLLVDKRRMALLNAIVDEFKTLSNEALGIAIADVTTAVKMDEAQAQGLKAKLQEVSGKRVELRTHVDAGIIGGVIVQMGDKRIDGSVTGRLQALKSEIMANQ from the coding sequence ATGATAAACACACAACTGGCGAAAAAATACGCACGGGCGATTTTTGAAATCGCACAGGAGAGCGGTAAGCTGGAGACCTATGAGACAAACCTTCGGGATATTCGTTCCACGGTCTGCGGGCAGTCGGAGCTGCAGCGCTTTGTCGAGGATCCGCAGATTCCCGTCACGGCGAAGAAATCCGTTGTGGAAAAGATCTTCTCCGGAGATACACTGGTGAAGGATGTCTACAACTTCCTGCTTCTCCTCGTGGACAAGCGACGTATGGCTCTTCTGAATGCGATTGTTGACGAATTCAAGACGCTCTCGAATGAAGCTCTCGGCATAGCGATTGCCGACGTTACAACGGCAGTCAAAATGGACGAAGCACAGGCACAGGGACTGAAGGCAAAGCTGCAGGAGGTCTCCGGCAAGCGCGTCGAGCTTCGCACACATGTGGATGCGGGAATCATCGGCGGCGTCATCGTCCAGATGGGCGATAAGCGCATCGATGGCAGTGTGACAGGTCGTCTGCAGGCACTAAAGAGTGAAATCATGGCAAATCAGTGA
- the atpF gene encoding F0F1 ATP synthase subunit B, which yields MIDLNGTLPAQILNFVLLVIILRAVAYKPIVKMLDARRMKIEESLAKADADEAEAAKLKAEYQAQLDEARAKAQSIIDAAVKRAEDEKEREIKATRAEIEQMKKNAQEDITRERLQAAEALKAQVAAISIAAAAKIIQQNLDERANAALIAEFADQLDKDKLGDLS from the coding sequence TTGATCGATTTAAACGGAACTCTGCCGGCACAAATCCTAAACTTTGTCCTTCTCGTCATCATCTTGCGTGCCGTTGCCTATAAGCCGATTGTCAAGATGCTGGACGCTCGCCGCATGAAAATCGAGGAGAGCCTGGCGAAGGCGGATGCCGATGAGGCGGAAGCGGCAAAGCTCAAGGCCGAGTATCAGGCGCAGCTTGACGAGGCTCGTGCAAAGGCCCAAAGCATCATTGATGCCGCGGTAAAGCGTGCGGAGGATGAAAAAGAGCGGGAAATCAAGGCGACGCGTGCTGAGATCGAGCAGATGAAGAAGAACGCGCAGGAGGATATCACTCGTGAGCGTCTTCAGGCTGCCGAGGCATTAAAGGCACAGGTCGCCGCAATCTCCATTGCGGCAGCCGCAAAGATTATTCAGCAAAATCTGGATGAACGTGCAAACGCTGCGCTCATCGCTGAATTTGCCGACCAGCTCGATAAGGATAAGCTGGGTGATCTGTCATGA
- the atpE gene encoding F0F1 ATP synthase subunit C, with product MELIAAAAMIGVGITMGLAAIGAGIGNGLVTSRFIEGLGRNPEAQGTLFTNTLISVGLIEAMAIIATVVALIMLFANPLLTH from the coding sequence ATGGAACTTATTGCAGCAGCAGCTATGATTGGCGTCGGTATTACGATGGGTCTCGCGGCGATCGGCGCGGGTATCGGCAACGGTCTTGTCACGAGCCGTTTCATCGAGGGTCTCGGCCGCAATCCAGAGGCGCAGGGCACGCTCTTCACGAATACGCTTATCTCCGTCGGTCTTATCGAGGCTATGGCGATCATCGCTACGGTTGTCGCCCTCATCATGCTCTTTGCCAACCCGCTTCTCACCCACTAA
- the atpB gene encoding F0F1 ATP synthase subunit A: MGHEIIHRGVVEVAGISFNGNTLIMTWITMAIVILIAFLATRNLKLIPSGCQNVVEIVVTWLHEQMDNNMGVANRWLAPFIVTLFMFIWVSNMLGLIPEMQSPTNDLNTTLGLALTVVALVHILGLYKKGGHYIAHFFQPFIPFVVIHVIEEFAKPITLSFRLFGNILAGEILIHILLQLVPIWMPVPSVVWLMFSIFIGTVQSVIFTMLSIAYLSSSVKTEEAH, from the coding sequence ATGGGACATGAAATCATTCATCGTGGTGTAGTGGAGGTTGCCGGCATCAGCTTCAATGGCAATACGCTCATCATGACATGGATCACTATGGCGATTGTCATCCTGATTGCCTTTCTGGCAACGCGCAATCTGAAGCTCATTCCCTCGGGCTGCCAAAACGTGGTCGAGATTGTCGTAACGTGGCTGCATGAGCAGATGGATAACAATATGGGCGTGGCGAACCGCTGGCTGGCACCGTTCATTGTTACTCTCTTTATGTTCATCTGGGTCTCCAATATGCTCGGTTTGATCCCGGAGATGCAGTCGCCGACGAATGATTTGAACACCACGTTGGGGCTTGCGCTTACGGTCGTTGCGCTGGTACACATTCTGGGACTTTACAAGAAGGGCGGTCATTACATCGCGCACTTCTTCCAGCCGTTTATCCCGTTTGTCGTCATCCATGTCATCGAAGAGTTCGCAAAGCCGATCACGTTGTCATTCCGTCTATTCGGTAATATTCTTGCAGGCGAAATCCTGATTCACATTCTCCTGCAGCTTGTACCGATCTGGATGCCCGTGCCGTCGGTTGTTTGGCTCATGTTTAGCATCTTTATCGGCACTGTGCAGTCGGTCATCTTTACGATGCTCTCGATTGCCTACTTATCGAGTTCCGTCAAAACGGAGGAGGCGCATTGA
- a CDS encoding AtpZ/AtpI family protein produces MRELKPPKSPLRQALEAYMFLGGIGFYLVAVLGICVFLGHLADEFFALGSTGKMAGIFAGFPVAIYSAYRKIKEKRL; encoded by the coding sequence ATGCGTGAGCTGAAGCCGCCGAAGTCGCCTCTGCGGCAGGCGCTCGAGGCATATATGTTCCTGGGCGGCATCGGGTTCTATCTTGTTGCTGTTCTTGGCATCTGTGTTTTTCTGGGACATTTAGCGGATGAATTCTTTGCCCTCGGCTCCACGGGGAAGATGGCGGGAATCTTCGCGGGATTCCCCGTTGCAATATACTCTGCTTATAGAAAAATAAAGGAAAAACGATTGTGA
- the wecB gene encoding UDP-N-acetylglucosamine 2-epimerase (non-hydrolyzing), translated as MEKIKVMTVFGTRPEAIKMAPVILELARHANEIEQVVAVTAQHRDMLDQVLHLFDIHPDYDLDIMASGQTLFDITTKALKGLDGILAKEKPDIVLVHGDTTTTFVGALASYYHQTAVGHVEAGLRTQDKYSPFPEEMNRKLTGAIADLHFAPTATAAKNLMNEGIKEDRIFITGNTVIDALHQTIHKNFKFENELLNSIDYEKRRVVLVTTHRRENLGAPMRHIYQALRELTEEFADIEIVFPVHRNPKVREVVQEELGGMERVHLIDPLDYEPFANLMSRAYLILTDSGGVQEEAPALGKPVLVLRDSTERPEAAEAGTVRLVGTDKDVVFQAARELLTDERKYREMSGAVNPYGDGESARRIIEAILYHAGRRHERPDTFRPCVS; from the coding sequence ATGGAAAAAATCAAGGTAATGACGGTCTTCGGAACGCGGCCGGAAGCAATCAAAATGGCTCCGGTCATCTTGGAGCTCGCACGTCATGCGAATGAAATTGAGCAGGTGGTCGCGGTTACGGCACAGCATCGTGATATGCTCGATCAGGTACTGCATCTCTTTGACATTCACCCGGATTATGATCTCGATATCATGGCGAGCGGTCAGACGCTTTTTGATATCACGACAAAGGCGCTCAAGGGGCTCGACGGCATTCTTGCGAAGGAAAAGCCGGATATCGTTCTCGTTCACGGAGATACGACGACGACGTTTGTGGGGGCGCTCGCTTCCTACTATCATCAGACGGCGGTCGGCCATGTCGAAGCGGGGCTCAGGACGCAGGATAAATACTCTCCGTTTCCGGAGGAGATGAACCGCAAGCTGACAGGTGCGATAGCGGATCTGCACTTCGCTCCGACGGCGACGGCGGCGAAGAATCTGATGAATGAAGGAATCAAAGAGGATCGTATCTTCATCACGGGGAATACGGTCATCGATGCCCTGCATCAGACAATCCACAAGAATTTCAAGTTCGAGAATGAGCTCTTAAACAGCATCGATTATGAAAAGCGCCGTGTTGTTCTCGTAACGACGCATCGCAGGGAAAATCTCGGCGCGCCGATGCGTCACATCTATCAGGCGCTGCGCGAGCTCACGGAGGAGTTCGCCGACATCGAGATCGTCTTCCCTGTGCACAGGAATCCGAAGGTGCGCGAGGTCGTGCAGGAGGAGCTCGGCGGTATGGAGCGAGTGCATCTCATCGATCCGTTGGACTATGAGCCGTTTGCGAATCTCATGAGCCGCGCGTATCTCATCCTGACGGACTCGGGCGGTGTGCAGGAGGAGGCGCCGGCACTCGGCAAGCCTGTACTCGTCCTGCGTGATTCGACGGAGCGTCCGGAGGCTGCCGAGGCGGGTACGGTGCGCCTTGTCGGGACGGATAAGGACGTCGTATTCCAAGCGGCGCGGGAGCTTCTGACGGATGAACGGAAGTACAGGGAGATGAGCGGTGCTGTGAACCCCTATGGAGACGGGGAATCGGCAAGGAGAATCATAGAAGCGATTCTGTATCATGCGGGGCGTCGGCATGAACGTCCGGACACGTTTCGGCCATGCGTGAGCTGA
- the tilS gene encoding tRNA lysidine(34) synthetase TilS, translated as MFKKFVCAVERHRLWRARPQPTVIVGVSGGADSMALLDALLRIRERDELTIVAAHYEHGIRGEASKEDARFVEAYCRERGVECVVGHGDVPAYAKEKKLSLETAARELRHQFLRRVHEEKRADGIALAHHRDDQVETVLMHFLRGAGMQGLKGMLYEQNGVYRPLLDATKAEIYDYCKERDIPYREDATNEIADAMRNKLRLEILPYIRESINPSVDEAVARLADIMQAEDILADEEAKTVLREAFIADPHKQIWCVHRRFFSPEVPIVLQRRCLRRVSEKLSGSDGWAYREIERLREAAGRARGEKWLSMPAGAEVYIGYAWVFLYKKGADWEKFADFVAEKKNIDVNIEDFPPHKEKKRKQSSFQNSFQKVPLEEGLNRFRFTDCMIEMKRVSQVGERDADTIYADALLCREGLYVRPRGSGDRIALPAGHRKIKDLLIDAKVARAKRDTVPIVLLGDEILWAAGVRRSTLAYVTENTKQIMRLKLLWKKSR; from the coding sequence GTGTTTAAGAAGTTTGTATGTGCAGTCGAAAGGCATAGACTGTGGAGGGCGCGGCCGCAGCCAACGGTGATTGTCGGCGTGTCCGGCGGGGCGGACTCCATGGCGCTGCTCGACGCCCTCCTGCGCATACGTGAGCGGGATGAGCTGACCATTGTCGCCGCACATTATGAACACGGCATCCGCGGGGAGGCCTCCAAGGAGGATGCTCGCTTTGTCGAGGCATATTGCCGAGAGCGCGGCGTCGAGTGCGTCGTCGGACACGGGGATGTGCCTGCCTACGCGAAAGAGAAGAAGCTATCCCTGGAGACCGCGGCTCGTGAGCTGCGTCATCAATTTCTCCGTCGTGTCCACGAGGAGAAGCGAGCGGACGGCATTGCTCTGGCGCATCACCGAGACGACCAGGTGGAGACGGTGCTCATGCATTTCCTGCGCGGCGCGGGGATGCAGGGATTAAAGGGGATGCTCTATGAACAAAACGGTGTATATCGTCCGCTCCTCGACGCGACAAAGGCGGAAATCTACGATTACTGCAAAGAGCGTGATATCCCTTATCGGGAGGATGCCACAAATGAAATCGCGGACGCGATGAGGAACAAACTGCGATTGGAGATCCTCCCCTATATCCGGGAGAGCATAAATCCTTCAGTGGATGAAGCGGTGGCGCGGCTCGCTGATATCATGCAGGCGGAAGACATCCTTGCGGATGAAGAGGCAAAGACAGTGCTCCGTGAAGCGTTTATAGCGGATCCGCACAAGCAAATCTGGTGCGTGCATCGCCGATTTTTTTCACCGGAGGTTCCCATCGTGCTGCAGCGCCGCTGCCTGCGGCGGGTGTCGGAGAAGCTCTCCGGAAGCGACGGGTGGGCGTATCGGGAGATCGAGCGCCTACGGGAGGCGGCAGGTCGGGCGCGGGGAGAAAAGTGGCTCTCCATGCCTGCAGGCGCGGAGGTCTATATCGGCTATGCATGGGTTTTTCTGTATAAAAAAGGGGCGGACTGGGAAAAGTTTGCTGATTTTGTCGCGGAAAAGAAGAATATCGATGTAAATATAGAGGATTTTCCACCGCATAAAGAGAAAAAGAGAAAGCAAAGTTCTTTTCAAAATTCTTTTCAAAAGGTGCCTCTGGAGGAGGGGCTGAACCGGTTCCGTTTTACAGACTGCATGATCGAGATGAAACGTGTTAGTCAGGTAGGGGAGCGGGATGCGGACACCATCTATGCGGACGCGCTCCTGTGCAGGGAAGGCCTCTATGTAAGGCCACGCGGCAGCGGGGATCGGATAGCATTGCCGGCGGGGCACCGGAAAATCAAGGATCTTTTGATCGACGCGAAGGTGGCAAGGGCGAAGCGGGATACCGTTCCCATTGTCCTGCTGGGGGACGAGATTCTTTGGGCGGCGGGGGTGCGCCGTTCGACACTCGCCTATGTGACGGAGAATACAAAACAGATCATGAGGTTGAAATTACTATGGAAAAAATCAAGGTAA
- a CDS encoding S1 RNA-binding domain-containing protein: MAIEIGSVVEGTVTGITNFGAFIELPEGKVGLVHISEVADEYVKDVHDFLTEQDKVKVKILTIDERGKIGLSVKQAQEKKAEEVRPPVEFKRPPKRPNTGFSRPGSGRYGQTSASFEDKLSKFLKDSDEKQLTLRRKGGDTGRSRRGARRPD, translated from the coding sequence TTGGCCATTGAGATTGGCAGCGTAGTGGAAGGCACTGTGACAGGCATCACGAACTTTGGCGCATTCATTGAATTGCCGGAGGGAAAGGTTGGTCTCGTACATATCTCGGAGGTTGCCGATGAGTATGTCAAGGATGTGCACGATTTTTTAACAGAGCAGGACAAAGTCAAGGTCAAGATTTTGACGATTGATGAGCGAGGGAAGATCGGCCTCTCCGTCAAGCAGGCGCAGGAGAAAAAGGCGGAAGAAGTTCGTCCGCCGGTGGAGTTCAAGCGACCCCCGAAACGTCCGAATACGGGATTTTCCCGCCCCGGCAGCGGGAGATACGGACAGACATCCGCTTCGTTTGAAGATAAGCTGTCAAAGTTCCTTAAGGACAGTGATGAGAAACAGCTGACACTTCGCCGTAAGGGCGGAGATACAGGGCGCAGCCGTCGCGGTGCAAGACGACCGGACTAA
- the ftsL gene encoding cell division protein FtsL: MRHAKRRRGIRFDWFAVVLCAICIYFAYVVFNQQFSLNELNRDLTQVEERLAAAQQENAALKAEKDNLSEAEYIEKTAREELGMTKEGELPYIVKRP; encoded by the coding sequence ATGCGGCATGCAAAAAGAAGGCGCGGCATTCGTTTTGACTGGTTCGCTGTTGTGCTTTGCGCTATCTGTATATACTTTGCTTACGTCGTATTCAATCAGCAGTTCAGTCTGAATGAGCTCAATCGAGACCTTACACAGGTGGAAGAGCGATTGGCCGCGGCGCAGCAGGAAAATGCCGCGCTCAAGGCAGAGAAAGACAATCTCTCGGAGGCCGAGTACATAGAGAAGACGGCTCGTGAGGAGCTTGGCATGACAAAGGAAGGGGAACTCCCCTATATCGTAAAACGCCCGTAA